In Aminobacterium sp. MB27-C1, a single genomic region encodes these proteins:
- a CDS encoding biotin transporter BioY, with protein MRFSIRSMALTSLFAVLTAVGAQIRIPFPFVPMTLHVFFVFLSGFVLGPKYGFLSQFLYVMLGLIGLPVFTSGGGIQVFISPTFGYLIGFIFAAYCIGSISHNERMPFFVRYGVAPLIGLILIYTVGTLGLYLNLNFIAGKNVGWLKVLQIGVFPFIISDVIKGIGASALAWKILPLLKKSNMVPRNIS; from the coding sequence GTGAGATTTTCGATACGATCAATGGCTTTAACGTCTCTCTTTGCAGTTTTAACGGCAGTAGGAGCTCAAATACGTATTCCTTTCCCCTTTGTTCCCATGACATTACATGTTTTCTTCGTCTTCCTTTCTGGATTTGTTTTGGGCCCCAAATATGGATTTTTATCACAATTTCTTTATGTGATGCTTGGACTTATAGGTTTGCCCGTTTTCACATCGGGAGGAGGAATACAAGTATTTATCTCTCCAACTTTTGGCTATTTAATTGGTTTTATTTTCGCGGCCTATTGTATTGGATCTATTTCGCATAACGAGAGAATGCCTTTTTTTGTGAGATATGGAGTTGCGCCCTTAATAGGCCTTATTCTCATTTATACAGTGGGGACATTGGGTCTTTATTTGAATTTGAATTTTATAGCAGGTAAAAATGTAGGTTGGTTAAAGGTTTTGCAAATAGGAGTGTTCCCTTTCATTATTTCAGATGTAATAAAAGGAATAGGAGCATCAGCTCTTGCGTGGAAAATTTTGCCTCTCCTTAAGAAATCAAACATGGTTCCTAGAAATATTTCGTAA
- the phrB gene encoding deoxyribodipyrimidine photo-lyase has protein sequence MRNKRIRLIQEGVDGEGPVIYWMNRDQRADDNWALLLSQDFAIRHKRKFFVVFCFTPIYLQASYRAYHFMLSNFKEVESKLSLLNIPFILLEGEASSALPQFIHKSKASTLFTDFNPLRIKKEWLDQLKRNINIPIYEVDAHNIVPCWEASPKKEYSAHTFRPKILKKIADFLISFPPLKFHPFNEDSISSKISPESLLRKYKYLKQEIPKFLQKPGYVSGMEQLQRFIHTKLHLYNEYRNDPTKDCLSDLSPFLHFGQISSQRVALTINEYAKNNNKVKAQSDIFLEELIIRKELADNFCFYTPDYDSLNGLPDWGQKTLNEHREDKREFLYSLENLEKSNTHDPLWNACQKDMIFYGKLHGWLRMYWAKKILEWSRSPEEALKNAIYLNDAYEIDGRDPNGYTGIAWSIGGLHDRPWPERKVFGKVRYMNYKGAERKFHVKQYIDEIIATAINDQH, from the coding sequence ATGAGAAATAAAAGAATTCGTTTGATTCAAGAAGGAGTGGACGGAGAAGGGCCAGTTATTTATTGGATGAACAGAGATCAACGAGCAGATGACAATTGGGCACTCTTATTAAGTCAGGATTTTGCGATTCGCCACAAAAGAAAGTTTTTTGTTGTCTTTTGCTTTACACCTATTTACTTACAAGCTTCTTATCGGGCATATCATTTTATGCTCAGTAATTTTAAAGAAGTAGAGAGTAAACTTTCACTTTTGAATATCCCCTTTATATTATTAGAAGGAGAAGCTTCTAGTGCTCTACCCCAATTTATTCATAAAAGTAAGGCATCTACACTTTTTACTGATTTTAATCCCCTCCGTATTAAAAAAGAATGGCTTGATCAATTAAAAAGAAACATAAATATTCCAATATATGAAGTCGATGCCCATAATATCGTTCCATGTTGGGAAGCATCGCCAAAAAAAGAATATTCAGCACACACTTTTCGCCCTAAAATTTTAAAAAAAATCGCAGATTTTTTAATTTCCTTCCCTCCTTTAAAATTTCATCCCTTCAACGAAGACAGTATTTCCAGTAAGATTAGCCCAGAGTCTCTACTTAGAAAATATAAATACTTAAAACAAGAAATTCCAAAGTTTTTGCAAAAACCAGGATATGTATCTGGAATGGAACAACTCCAAAGATTTATTCACACTAAATTACATCTCTACAATGAGTATCGAAATGATCCAACAAAAGATTGTCTTTCAGATCTTTCCCCCTTTTTACATTTTGGACAAATTTCATCGCAACGTGTTGCTCTTACTATAAATGAATATGCTAAAAACAATAACAAAGTGAAAGCTCAATCTGATATTTTCTTAGAAGAACTCATTATCAGGAAGGAGCTCGCTGATAATTTTTGTTTTTATACCCCTGATTATGATTCCCTTAACGGGCTCCCTGATTGGGGACAAAAAACACTTAACGAACACAGAGAAGATAAAAGAGAGTTTCTTTACTCCTTAGAAAACCTTGAAAAAAGCAACACCCATGATCCGCTATGGAACGCATGTCAAAAAGATATGATTTTTTATGGGAAATTACACGGTTGGTTGCGCATGTACTGGGCAAAAAAAATATTAGAGTGGTCTAGGTCACCAGAAGAAGCACTTAAAAATGCTATATACCTCAATGACGCCTATGAAATCGATGGACGAGACCCCAATGGATATACTGGAATTGCATGGAGTATAGGAGGTCTTCACGATCGTCCTTGGCCTGAGCGAAAGGTTTTTGGAAAAGTGCGTTATATGAACTATAAAGGGGCAGAGAGAAAGTTTCACGTGAAACAATACATCGATGAAATCATTGCAACAGCAATAAATGATCAACATTAG
- a CDS encoding EamA family transporter — protein MILAYIALIGRIIMLGFERIVVKKLGTGANPSAALMLFVGLAALFLFPFAIAIILKGNIDWLFLKYVATSSLIYAFAFLLYIKSLAEGEASLVAPLSNFNILFLLFLSIIFLSETLSVSKVVGLLVLLYGATFLNKQKNIYSSVKALLIDRPCQMMMISSLLVAVGRVIDKGNSTSASPVLYSFFLYLFIAIYLGFFMFLKGTAKEVFILFKDRPWVSLISGFINAYAYLCLLVSFKSIEVSIAEPLSMLSMVVTVILSSILLGEDIRYRIKGVIFMFVGACFLCIA, from the coding sequence ATGATCCTGGCTTATATAGCACTCATTGGTCGAATTATTATGTTGGGTTTTGAAAGAATTGTTGTTAAAAAATTAGGTACTGGAGCAAATCCTAGCGCTGCCTTGATGTTGTTTGTTGGTTTAGCGGCATTATTTCTCTTTCCCTTCGCCATAGCAATCATTCTAAAAGGAAATATTGATTGGCTCTTTTTAAAATATGTAGCGACAAGCAGTCTAATTTATGCTTTTGCATTCCTTCTATATATCAAATCTTTGGCAGAAGGTGAAGCATCCCTTGTAGCACCTCTTTCTAACTTTAATATCCTCTTCTTGCTTTTTCTTTCCATAATTTTTCTTTCAGAAACGTTGTCTGTTTCTAAGGTGGTTGGGCTTCTTGTTCTGCTTTACGGCGCGACCTTTCTCAATAAACAGAAGAATATCTATTCTTCTGTAAAGGCGTTGCTTATTGATCGACCGTGTCAAATGATGATGATCTCTTCTCTTCTTGTTGCTGTGGGACGAGTTATAGATAAGGGAAATTCGACTTCTGCTTCGCCAGTTCTTTATTCATTTTTCCTCTATTTATTTATAGCGATCTATTTGGGGTTTTTTATGTTTTTGAAAGGAACAGCGAAAGAAGTATTTATTCTTTTTAAAGATCGTCCTTGGGTATCTCTGATAAGCGGGTTTATTAATGCGTATGCTTATTTATGCCTTCTTGTTTCGTTTAAATCTATAGAGGTAAGTATAGCGGAACCTCTTTCTATGTTAAGCATGGTTGTTACAGTTATTTTATCTTCGATTCTTTTGGGAGAAGACATCCGTTATCGTATAAAAGGGGTTATTTTTATGTTTGTAGGTGCCTGTTTTTTGTGCATAGCATAA
- a CDS encoding aminotransferase class IV has translation MNLCYIDGKFLPLNEAQLPVTDLIIQRGVGVFETICTHSRKPLMLTPHLKRLEGSAVSSSIVMPLTLENIARIIREGIQKMGCETMIRPYITGGDSFGENHLFNEPRFFVVFEAVQKPNPDIYKKGVMLHPINAERYLPSTKSINYMLSFTGQKNVKGAYEILYCPEGEIVEGAHSTFFLVKNGHLITAPTSRALSGTTRQIILELAKRESIPVEERCPLLSELKDAEEAFITGTVKEVVPVVKIGDQIVSNGTPGKLTQHLHHIYLLNIDEWLE, from the coding sequence ATGAATCTTTGTTATATCGACGGGAAATTTTTACCCCTCAATGAAGCTCAACTTCCTGTAACTGATTTAATTATCCAGCGAGGCGTTGGAGTATTCGAGACAATATGCACTCACTCAAGAAAGCCACTCATGTTGACTCCTCATCTTAAACGTCTTGAAGGATCGGCTGTTTCTTCGTCTATAGTCATGCCCCTTACCCTAGAGAACATTGCTCGCATTATTCGTGAAGGAATTCAAAAAATGGGATGCGAAACAATGATTCGTCCCTATATTACTGGTGGAGACTCCTTCGGTGAAAACCATCTTTTCAATGAACCAAGATTTTTTGTAGTTTTTGAAGCTGTACAAAAGCCTAATCCAGATATCTATAAAAAAGGAGTCATGCTCCACCCCATAAATGCAGAGCGGTACCTTCCAAGCACAAAGAGCATAAATTATATGCTTTCTTTCACTGGGCAAAAGAATGTCAAAGGAGCTTATGAAATTTTGTATTGTCCAGAAGGAGAAATCGTAGAAGGAGCCCACAGCACCTTCTTTCTCGTAAAAAATGGGCATCTTATTACGGCGCCAACAAGTCGGGCTCTCTCTGGTACAACACGGCAAATTATACTTGAACTTGCCAAGAGAGAGAGTATTCCAGTTGAAGAACGATGCCCTCTCTTATCAGAATTAAAAGATGCAGAAGAAGCCTTTATCACGGGAACAGTAAAAGAAGTTGTACCCGTTGTTAAAATAGGCGATCAAATAGTGAGTAATGGAACACCAGGAAAATTAACCCAGCATCTACACCATATTTATCTTTTAAATATTGATGAATGGCTCGAATAA
- a CDS encoding ABC transporter substrate binding protein has product MVLLIYMCKQKGEGALLFFFEGGKKTSNRAAYFRIKIGRVLFISLILGVLFYLPTGAYAQERLVLLLHSYHKGFPWSDGISRGVLNTFLQSDINTRVFIEYLDAKRSSPKRYTFFLENTLRLKYQKRTPDVVICSDDDAYTFMRHAGRRIFPHVPVVFCGVNSRDSLPVEIDSLTTGVIEKLDIKGTMNLALKMFPSTENVAVICDLSSTGMWVINQLREEMRFFKDKINEIDLIGLPHESLATELQKLPPQTIIFLLIYFQDGEGHFFPTDETIAFIQKETSFPIFSVWEMMVGNGAIGGSVLRAEHHGKQAAELAIEILKGKAPASIPIGEDIPVFMANYSELRQQNISIRSLPRKTILLGEPETFFYRYRRIIGINIAIIIILAMLVPALYFNDKLLKKEISELRKETEHLEKLFENSPHGTILTNAKGEILRANRAFLRMFGYGRDEVKGKEIDFLLTKGGTLQQHAQNLTRITTLGGVISENETSRVCKDGNVIPVSISGFPLMINGVYRGSYGIYTDISSRKENENIIRKHLKSEEIISSFSAQLVKGQEVENVIYTSLHELRLFLNARYMAIFLFSGSEYEDGRAYVRHEREKEKDSFFTLSFDETEPLRRTLKSQPFLSLDDSPFTWNTSEKNAILLPRKNETMVLFPLLKEGITAGCICSVFVRNNENEHIIEGLLGIYSHLLSSAFLRNETEKVLKKNIQLLSKTFEETFHLMSRLLEIKDPYTADHQQKVALLARRIAEKMNLTEEQITAVYYAALVHDIGKIPIPSSILSKPGRLNEAEFTIIQNHVNLGTNILSAIDFPWPIADIVRQHHEHIDGTGYPRRLKGDEISIEARIICVADVVEAMSSFRPYRPALGIEEALEEIQKKRNIWFDSRVVDACLSIFEETNGVFWDKI; this is encoded by the coding sequence ATGGTATTATTAATATATATGTGCAAGCAAAAGGGGGAAGGGGCCCTGCTTTTTTTCTTCGAAGGCGGCAAAAAAACAAGCAATAGAGCTGCATATTTTAGGATAAAGATAGGCAGAGTCCTTTTTATTTCGCTTATCTTAGGGGTATTATTTTACCTTCCTACAGGAGCCTATGCTCAAGAACGCTTAGTTCTTCTTCTTCATTCTTATCATAAAGGTTTCCCGTGGAGCGATGGAATAAGCAGAGGAGTATTAAATACTTTTCTTCAAAGTGACATAAACACTAGAGTTTTCATTGAGTATCTTGATGCCAAAAGATCTAGTCCTAAGCGGTATACATTCTTTCTGGAAAACACTCTTCGTTTAAAGTACCAAAAGAGAACTCCAGATGTTGTGATTTGTAGCGATGATGATGCCTACACTTTTATGCGTCATGCTGGGCGGCGAATTTTCCCTCATGTCCCTGTTGTATTTTGCGGGGTGAACAGCAGAGATTCTCTGCCAGTGGAAATAGATAGTCTTACAACTGGAGTTATAGAAAAATTGGATATCAAGGGGACGATGAATCTTGCCTTAAAAATGTTCCCTTCTACAGAAAATGTTGCTGTTATTTGCGATTTATCATCAACAGGAATGTGGGTTATAAATCAGCTACGAGAAGAAATGAGATTTTTTAAAGATAAAATTAATGAAATTGATTTAATTGGATTGCCTCACGAAAGTTTAGCCACGGAGCTTCAAAAACTTCCGCCTCAAACAATTATTTTCCTATTAATATACTTTCAAGATGGTGAAGGACATTTTTTCCCCACCGATGAAACGATTGCTTTTATACAAAAAGAGACTTCTTTCCCGATCTTTTCCGTGTGGGAAATGATGGTTGGAAATGGAGCCATTGGTGGGAGTGTCTTGCGAGCAGAACATCACGGGAAGCAAGCAGCGGAGCTTGCCATAGAAATACTTAAAGGTAAGGCACCGGCATCTATTCCAATAGGGGAGGATATCCCTGTCTTTATGGCTAATTATTCGGAACTTCGGCAACAAAATATTTCTATTCGTAGTTTGCCAAGAAAGACAATTCTGCTTGGTGAACCAGAAACTTTTTTTTATCGGTATAGGCGAATCATAGGTATAAATATTGCCATAATAATTATTCTTGCAATGCTGGTTCCAGCTCTTTATTTTAATGATAAGTTGCTTAAAAAAGAAATATCAGAATTACGAAAAGAGACAGAGCATTTAGAAAAACTTTTTGAAAACTCACCCCACGGAACAATCCTTACAAATGCTAAAGGTGAGATTCTGCGGGCTAATCGTGCCTTCCTTCGAATGTTTGGCTATGGTCGAGATGAAGTTAAAGGTAAAGAAATTGACTTCCTTTTGACAAAAGGAGGGACATTACAACAACACGCCCAAAATCTTACACGCATAACGACATTGGGGGGCGTTATATCGGAAAATGAAACATCAAGAGTATGTAAAGATGGAAATGTTATCCCAGTATCAATTTCAGGTTTTCCCTTAATGATAAACGGGGTATATCGTGGTAGTTACGGTATCTACACTGATATTTCCTCTCGTAAAGAAAATGAAAATATTATCCGTAAGCACTTAAAGTCCGAAGAAATCATTTCCTCCTTTTCAGCTCAACTTGTTAAAGGACAAGAGGTCGAAAATGTTATTTATACATCTCTTCATGAATTGAGACTTTTTTTAAATGCCCGATATATGGCTATATTTCTCTTTAGCGGAAGCGAATATGAAGACGGAAGAGCATATGTCAGGCACGAGAGAGAGAAAGAAAAAGATAGCTTTTTTACACTCTCTTTTGATGAGACGGAACCTTTGCGGCGAACATTGAAGTCTCAGCCTTTCCTTTCTTTGGATGATAGTCCCTTTACTTGGAACACCTCAGAGAAGAATGCAATTCTATTGCCTCGTAAGAATGAAACGATGGTTCTTTTTCCTCTTTTAAAAGAAGGGATCACTGCTGGTTGTATCTGTAGCGTTTTTGTGCGGAATAATGAAAATGAACATATTATTGAGGGGCTTTTAGGAATTTATTCTCATTTGTTGAGTTCTGCTTTTTTACGCAATGAAACAGAAAAGGTGCTTAAAAAAAATATACAGCTACTATCGAAAACATTTGAAGAGACATTCCACTTAATGAGCCGATTACTTGAAATAAAGGATCCCTACACAGCAGATCATCAGCAAAAAGTTGCCTTGCTTGCAAGAAGGATTGCCGAAAAAATGAATCTTACAGAAGAGCAAATAACAGCTGTTTATTACGCAGCCCTTGTTCATGATATAGGTAAAATCCCTATCCCCTCCTCAATTTTGAGCAAACCTGGACGTCTTAACGAGGCAGAATTTACCATTATTCAAAATCACGTAAATTTGGGGACAAATATCCTTTCTGCTATTGATTTTCCATGGCCCATTGCTGATATAGTGAGGCAACATCATGAACATATAGATGGAACTGGGTATCCCCGTAGGTTGAAAGGCGATGAGATTTCTATTGAAGCCAGAATAATCTGTGTAGCAGATGTTGTAGAAGCCATGTCTTCTTTTCGTCCCTATCGACCGGCACTGGGCATTGAGGAAGCTTTGGAAGAAATACAGAAAAAACGGAATATATGGTTTGATAGTAGAGTTGTAGATGCATGTCTTTCAATTTTTGAAGAAACAAATGGAGTTTTTTGGGATAAAATATAA
- the buk gene encoding butyrate kinase yields MAFQVLAINPGSTSTKVAWFHDDEEQWRETVRHDPDELAHFEAIADQFEFRLATIERAAFSHGSSFDKLSAVVGRGGLVDPIPGGTFAVDDTLLKRLRVGKPWEHASNLGGIIADAIARPRHIPAFIVDPVAVDEMNDIARITGFPELPKVSLAHALNIKATVRRAAKDLGREWNKLNVVVAHIGGGSTVCAHCQGRMVDLNSGNDFGPFSPERAGGLPAGDLARLCFSGKYSEKDLLRRLVGNGGMKAYLGTSDVREVKKRIESGDEEAKLVYEAMAYHFSKEIAAQAIAMSGDVDAILITGGVAYDSDFVALLQTRIQWIAPVLVYPGEDEMKALAEGALRVLRGEEQAQNYEQRVAGGGGRHDA; encoded by the coding sequence ATGGCATTCCAAGTGTTAGCCATCAATCCTGGATCCACAAGCACGAAGGTTGCCTGGTTTCATGATGATGAGGAACAGTGGAGAGAAACGGTTCGGCATGATCCTGACGAGTTGGCACACTTTGAAGCCATAGCGGATCAATTTGAATTTCGCCTTGCCACAATTGAAAGAGCGGCTTTTTCTCATGGTTCTTCTTTTGATAAACTTAGTGCAGTTGTTGGGCGAGGAGGTCTTGTTGATCCTATTCCTGGTGGGACTTTTGCCGTTGATGATACATTATTGAAACGTCTAAGAGTAGGTAAACCTTGGGAACACGCATCGAATCTTGGCGGCATCATCGCTGATGCCATTGCCCGACCTCGTCATATTCCTGCCTTTATTGTCGACCCTGTCGCTGTTGACGAAATGAACGATATCGCTCGTATCACGGGTTTCCCTGAGCTTCCTAAAGTTTCGCTAGCCCATGCCCTTAATATCAAGGCGACAGTTCGTCGTGCTGCTAAAGATCTTGGGCGAGAATGGAATAAGTTAAATGTTGTAGTTGCGCATATAGGAGGTGGGTCAACTGTTTGTGCTCATTGTCAGGGGCGAATGGTCGATCTTAACAGCGGAAATGATTTCGGTCCCTTTTCACCAGAAAGGGCTGGAGGCTTGCCTGCCGGAGATTTAGCCAGGCTTTGTTTTAGTGGTAAATACAGCGAAAAAGACTTACTTCGAAGGTTAGTTGGTAATGGGGGAATGAAGGCATATCTTGGAACCAGCGATGTTCGAGAGGTAAAAAAGCGAATTGAATCTGGAGATGAAGAAGCCAAGCTTGTTTACGAAGCAATGGCATATCATTTCTCTAAAGAAATTGCGGCTCAGGCAATTGCTATGTCTGGAGACGTAGACGCTATTCTTATTACTGGTGGAGTCGCTTATGATAGTGATTTTGTCGCGTTGTTACAGACGAGAATACAATGGATTGCGCCAGTACTTGTTTACCCAGGGGAAGACGAAATGAAGGCGCTGGCTGAGGGGGCTCTTCGTGTGTTAAGAGGCGAGGAGCAAGCTCAAAATTATGAACAAAGGGTTGCAGGAGGCGGTGGTAGACATGATGCATAA
- a CDS encoding bifunctional enoyl-CoA hydratase/phosphate acetyltransferase, with amino-acid sequence MMHNLDFLLELCQTGRRMNLAVACPYGDDVLGAVCEAHKRGLINGILVGDSEQIKKKAEAHGFDLEGLSFVDEKNDYAATEKAVQMVSSKDADLLMKGFVKTAVLLHAVLNKEWGLRAGSLLSHLFLFEIPLLDRRILGISDGGMNMYPDLNAKVGIIENAVKCYHKIGVSNPLIAALGAVEVVNPDMPATLDAAALTQMNRRGQIKGCTVDGPFALDNAVSDEAARIKNIDSPVAGKADMLLVPSIEAGNMIGKVLLYMTGGRGAGVILGAKKPIVLTSRFDSMETKLLSIALGAVVASKE; translated from the coding sequence ATGATGCATAATCTCGACTTTCTGCTTGAATTATGCCAAACAGGAAGACGCATGAATCTAGCTGTAGCTTGCCCTTATGGGGACGATGTTCTTGGAGCAGTTTGCGAAGCCCATAAGAGAGGATTAATTAATGGGATTCTTGTTGGAGATTCTGAACAAATTAAGAAAAAAGCGGAAGCGCATGGTTTTGACCTTGAGGGACTTTCTTTTGTAGATGAAAAGAATGACTACGCAGCTACAGAAAAAGCGGTGCAAATGGTTTCATCGAAAGATGCTGATTTGTTAATGAAGGGTTTTGTAAAGACAGCTGTTTTGCTTCATGCCGTTTTGAACAAAGAGTGGGGGCTACGTGCAGGCTCTTTACTTTCTCATCTTTTCCTCTTCGAAATACCACTTCTCGATCGCAGAATTTTAGGAATATCTGATGGTGGAATGAATATGTATCCTGACCTAAATGCTAAGGTTGGTATTATTGAAAATGCTGTAAAATGTTACCATAAGATTGGTGTGAGCAATCCTCTCATTGCTGCGTTGGGAGCCGTTGAGGTTGTAAACCCCGATATGCCCGCCACCCTAGATGCTGCGGCTTTGACACAAATGAACCGACGTGGACAAATCAAAGGTTGTACTGTTGATGGCCCCTTTGCTCTTGATAACGCAGTAAGCGATGAGGCCGCTCGAATAAAGAATATAGATTCTCCTGTTGCAGGAAAAGCTGATATGTTGCTTGTTCCCTCAATTGAAGCAGGAAATATGATCGGAAAAGTATTGCTCTATATGACAGGTGGACGCGGGGCAGGTGTTATCCTTGGAGCGAAAAAACCCATAGTTTTGACGAGTCGTTTTGATTCAATGGAAACAAAACTGCTCTCCATAGCTTTGGGTGCTGTCGTTGCAAGTAAGGAATAA
- a CDS encoding bifunctional enoyl-CoA hydratase/phosphate acetyltransferase: protein MEQIRSLSQLLEYAKKIGAEKGPKKLSVAMAEDAGLLSAIEEARVAGIAEAILVGRKEKIEVAAKEAGVDLANYEVVDEPRGESAMAMTAVEKVSSGQAHIYMKGQLHTNHFLRGMLNKEVGLRKGKNTISHCYFHSVEGYDRVFFVADAAFNMYPDLPAKANILQNTVNFARAFGVEEPKVAVLAAVEVVNPDMPCTIDASALTQMNRRGQIKNCVVDGPFALDNAVSEESAKTKGLVSPVAGKADVLLVPDIEAGNMMVKALVYFSKNETAGLILGAAAPVILTSRADSPRAKLLSIAAAVLLSSFEEK from the coding sequence ATGGAACAAATTCGTTCTTTGTCTCAGTTACTTGAATATGCGAAAAAGATAGGTGCAGAAAAAGGGCCGAAAAAACTTTCTGTTGCAATGGCAGAAGATGCGGGTCTGCTTTCTGCTATTGAAGAGGCTCGTGTTGCTGGCATTGCTGAAGCAATTCTCGTTGGACGCAAAGAGAAGATTGAAGTAGCAGCTAAAGAAGCAGGTGTTGATCTTGCTAACTATGAGGTTGTGGATGAGCCCAGAGGAGAATCTGCAATGGCTATGACGGCTGTTGAAAAAGTATCTTCTGGTCAGGCACACATCTATATGAAAGGACAGCTTCATACCAATCATTTTCTTCGGGGAATGCTTAATAAGGAAGTTGGTCTTAGAAAAGGCAAAAACACGATTTCACACTGCTATTTCCATTCAGTAGAAGGATATGACAGAGTTTTCTTTGTAGCAGATGCGGCCTTTAATATGTATCCCGACCTTCCCGCTAAAGCAAATATACTTCAGAACACTGTCAATTTTGCAAGGGCTTTTGGCGTTGAGGAACCTAAAGTTGCTGTTTTAGCAGCTGTCGAAGTAGTTAATCCCGATATGCCTTGCACTATAGATGCATCTGCTTTAACTCAGATGAATCGCAGAGGTCAGATAAAGAATTGTGTTGTTGATGGTCCCTTTGCCCTTGATAATGCTGTAAGTGAAGAGTCTGCTAAAACAAAGGGTCTCGTTTCTCCTGTGGCTGGTAAGGCTGATGTATTGCTTGTTCCAGATATTGAGGCTGGCAATATGATGGTCAAGGCTCTTGTTTACTTCTCAAAGAATGAGACAGCAGGACTTATTCTTGGAGCAGCCGCTCCAGTTATTCTTACAAGCAGAGCAGATTCACCCAGAGCTAAACTCCTTTCCATTGCAGCAGCAGTTCTCCTTTCATCCTTTGAAGAAAAATAA
- the buk gene encoding butyrate kinase, translating into MRVLAINPGSTSTKVALYEDGTELWSDTQRYSVDDIKRFPSISDQEEFRRNEIRKALDSHNTDLSSLDAAVGRGGLLKPIPGGTYVVNEPMLDDLRSCRYGSHACNLGAPLAIHLAQEGGCNKAFIVDPVVVDEMIPEARLSGLPEIERRSLFHALNQKAVARRAAAEIGKKVDDCNFIVAHMGGGVSVGAHDHGRVVDVNNALDGEGPFSPERSGSLPAGGLVHLAFSGEYDLNSLLKRMVGGGGLVAHLGTNDLREVQRRIVEDHDEKASLIFEAQTYQISKEIGACSAVLKGCVDAIVLTGGLAYSEMFVEKIRQRVSFIAPVIVYPGEDEMKALAEGALRVLQGVEKAKEYR; encoded by the coding sequence ATGAGAGTGCTAGCAATTAACCCTGGTTCCACGAGCACAAAAGTAGCTCTTTATGAAGACGGAACAGAGCTTTGGAGCGACACTCAACGATATAGCGTAGATGACATTAAGCGATTTCCCTCAATTTCAGATCAAGAAGAATTCCGTCGCAATGAAATAAGAAAGGCACTAGATTCTCACAATACGGATTTATCCTCTCTTGACGCTGCAGTAGGACGTGGCGGCTTGCTAAAACCTATTCCAGGCGGAACGTATGTTGTAAACGAGCCTATGTTAGATGATTTACGTTCGTGCCGATATGGTTCTCATGCGTGTAATTTAGGTGCTCCTCTAGCGATTCACTTAGCGCAGGAAGGCGGATGCAACAAAGCATTTATCGTCGATCCTGTGGTTGTTGATGAAATGATTCCCGAAGCTCGTCTTTCCGGTTTGCCCGAGATTGAACGGCGGTCTTTATTTCATGCTCTTAATCAGAAAGCTGTTGCGCGACGTGCTGCAGCAGAGATTGGTAAAAAAGTTGATGACTGTAATTTTATCGTTGCCCACATGGGAGGAGGCGTATCGGTCGGTGCCCATGATCACGGCCGAGTCGTTGATGTAAATAATGCCCTTGATGGCGAAGGTCCATTTTCACCTGAAAGATCAGGTTCCCTTCCCGCAGGTGGATTAGTCCATTTAGCCTTTAGTGGAGAGTATGATCTTAACAGCCTTTTGAAGCGTATGGTTGGTGGAGGAGGTCTTGTTGCCCATCTTGGAACAAACGATTTACGGGAAGTTCAACGTAGAATCGTTGAAGATCATGACGAGAAGGCATCCCTTATTTTTGAAGCCCAGACATACCAGATTTCTAAAGAAATAGGTGCCTGTTCAGCTGTTCTAAAGGGATGTGTAGACGCTATAGTCCTAACAGGAGGTTTGGCCTATAGTGAAATGTTCGTTGAGAAAATCCGTCAACGAGTATCATTTATTGCTCCAGTAATAGTCTATCCTGGCGAGGACGAAATGAAGGCTCTTGCGGAAGGGGCCCTTCGTGTTCTTCAAGGAGTTGAAAAAGCGAAAGAGTACCGCTAA